DNA sequence from the Desulfovibrionales bacterium genome:
CCCGCCGGAAAAGCATGACACCACCCGGCAGGAAATAATTTCTGTTCTCAGGGGGCGAACCCTCTCAGCGCGGGAGATATCGGCAGAGGTAAGGATTTCTGAAAAAGAGGTTGTTTATCATCTGGAGCATATCCGGATGGCAACGCAGAAGAGCGGCGAGCAGTTGCTCATAATCTCTGCCACATGTAAAAGGTGCGGTTTTGAGTTCAAAAAGAGGGAGCGAATGAGTAAACCCGGCAAATGTCCGATCTGTCGTAGCCAACAGATTCAGGAGCCGTTTTTTTCCATTAGCTGATATCTCTCCGGGGTAGATATCCAGCCATCTAGTAGGGTGGGCTTTGCCCACCATCATTGTATCGTCTTTCATTCTCCACAATATCCGCGCGAATTTCTGCCGGTGTTACACCCCAGTCCGGAGAGTACATCCCTTTGTCAACATAACGATGAAATGTCGAATACGGCCAGTCCTTCGTGCATCTACAATACGATGCTTTACCGGGAAGTGATTTCCCGTAACAGTGCCCTCGATTCCTCCAGACAAAGAGCCGGCTGCCGTTGGTACGTAACCACCGTGAAAAAATATGTATTTCTCTCCCATGCCCTTCGCTAATTCGGCATTTCATGTGACCCGTATCCACAACATATTGTCAGCGGTTTTGGTGGGTTCAGCCCACC
Encoded proteins:
- a CDS encoding ArsR family transcriptional regulator, with protein sequence MKTRPKEPFVPPEKHDTTRQEIISVLRGRTLSAREISAEVRISEKEVVYHLEHIRMATQKSGEQLLIISATCKRCGFEFKKRERMSKPGKCPICRSQQIQEPFFSIS